The Citrus sinensis cultivar Valencia sweet orange chromosome 4, DVS_A1.0, whole genome shotgun sequence DNA segment TGCTCATCCTGCTCCTTATCTCCCTGGTCGGCCCCAGCCATATACCTCTCCACCCCAGATTCCAGCTTGCTCATGTCGAGCTCGGGGTATTCTTCCTTAAGAACAGACATGATGCACTTATAGCTGAAAGCAACCCCAGAGTCATACTCGGCATCCAGCCGATCATCCACATCAGCGGATTTGCTTTTCTCCTCAGCCAGCTGGTCACTCAGGGATTTGATCTCTCCCTCAAGGGCGGTCCTCAGAGTATCCCTTTCACTTTGAGTAGCCTAAAGATTGGACTTCATATCACCCAACTCACCCTCAAGCTTGGAGGAAGTGGACTCAGCAACCGCAACTTTTTCTTCAAGCTCCGTAAGCTGCTTGTTCAGCTCGGCCAGCTTCTCCTTGGAGCGATCAGTAGAttcaactttctttttcaactcctGGTTATCAGCTTGAAGCTTCCTTTCATGACGCGCGGACCCGGTCTTGTAGCACGAGACCATTGTGGCCAGCCTGAAGGAGACTCTTTGAACATAAGTAACTAACTCGGAGAGGTTCATGCTCTCGATGTCCTTCACCATCTTGGGCCCAACCGATTTTCTATAATCCTTCTGATATGGGCTCAGGTAGTCACCTTGATCCCGAGATGGAAGAGGAGAAGATCGGTCCCCAGACTGCAAGCTGACCTCATGACTCTTGTCGGAAGTTTTCTCCCCACCACTCTTACGAGGTGGAGGAGGGGGCAGAGCAGGAACAGGCGCCTTGGAAGGACCGACGCTGGGTTTCTTTGGAAGAGAAGGAGGGTTGCTGGAGCTACTCGGAGCCCGACCACGCTTTCTGCTCATCGCGCTCAGGATCTTGTTATCCATTCCGGCGGCAATATCTACTAAGCCCGAACCGACCAAGCTTGTTGGTGACAGGAGGTCTTGGCAAGTAGATGTGTTCAACAGAGCAGTTTCCACATGAAGCAAAGGTCGGTCTTCAAGGTCCTTCACCAAACCCCACGATTCTGAAATAACAAATAAGGTTAAAGAACCCAATGAGTGGCAATTTGAGAAAGAATATAGGCAAAAAATGAACGACCTGGGGTGACAAACTGCGTTGGAAGGTAAAGATCACCACCCAACGAACGGAGCGCTGAACACCACTTTCCCccagcaaagaagaatttgttcttccaatttttgCACGAGGAGGGGAAACCAGTGATTGGCTTTCTCTTCGCAGAACTGGACATGAAGTAGTACCAGCCCGCCTCCTTTGGGCTGCTTCGCAGCTGATACAAATGCTTTACTTCAACAAGGGAAGACTCCTCCGACCCGCACCTCTCCCACAACACAAACATAGCCGATAGAACCCTCCACCCGTTCGGGTGTAGCTGACCTGGGGCCAGGTGCATACGTCCCAATATCTTGGCAAAATAACGCTGAAGGGGCAGCCGAGCTCCTAGTTTGAAACTCTCTAGGTGCATCGTCACATACCCCCGCGGAGGCCGACTAGGAACGTCACCCTTTCCAGGAACTATAAGGAGAACCTCCTCAGGAATGTCGTAGAGGTTCCTAAGCTTGAATAGGTCAGTTTGGGTGGTGGCGCAGACTATGTAGTCGATAGGGTAGGAATCCGCCTCCACCCTATGCCCAAGGTTTCTTTTCTTAGGTGGTCGGCTTGGCTCGGAGCTGCTTTCCTCACCATCACCCACTTCTTCAGGGATCCCAACCCCACCAGAACTGTGGTTCTCACCAGAGCTCGACGCAGGTCCACCTCTATTCCCTACAAGCTCTAGTTCGGGGGAGGGAGAGACAACCAAGGGGCGTGGGTATTCGAGGGTATCCCTACCATGGGAAGGACCTACACTACTGGAGGGACCTAAGAAATCGGTGGGTATTGACACGTTGAGGCATGAATCCCCTGACTCTTCATCACCCTCATCAACAATTAACTTTCTTTTCCGGTTTGACATATCGgaatcccaaaagaaaacaaagaaaactcGAGTATACGGATACAAAAGGGGGCAACATGGAACccaatcaacaacaaccagaGAAGAGATTAAAAGCAGTACCTGAAATGAACTGGCCCTGATAGCGCTGCCGTGACAGAGAAAAAACCAGCAAGTAGAAACTCCGGACGCAGGAAGTGTGAATAAAGTTCAGAAAGGGGGTAGGTTAACGACGGAGAGACGAGTAACAAAACGATGATGATGTAAGTCTAAGGATTTGAAACGAAAAGGGGGAAATGAAAGCATTTAAGTGATGGAGATGCCAGCTCACTCACTGTACATCGAGGACAGATAGCCCgtcgtttcaaatttcaaatacgaaGAGTCTGGAGATGCCACGTCACCAACTGTTACAAGAGGCCAGGCTAGATACAAGCCCAGATACGCAATGGACATGCTCATTTAGGCCCATGCTCAGGTCAAAATCTCccttgaagaaaaatgatacCTCAGGTCCGTCCCGGTAGACAGAAGACCAGAGGAGAAGCCCCCGGATTGGTAAGATTTGACTATCAGTTTTTACTCTTGACTCATTTCACTCACAAGACCAGAAACTGAGGGACTGgtgttaaacaaataaaagcacCAGGTCGGCCATGCTACTATTTACACCCTGGCGTGAATCACCTCAGCCAAATGGTACGAGCAGAACAGGGGGCAACATGAGCCGATCAGAAACGAATACTGACCAGAGGTATATATCGAGCCGATACCCGTCCCCTAAAAAGCAGAAACACGATCTCACAGAATCACGGTAGTtgcgctttccccagaactgTTGCGGGAGACGcgagatcccacgtttgcccataatGCAGCAGTTAGAGTCTCATGAGGGGCTGCCACTACCCGAAAAAGGTGGGATGAAGGGCAAACGAGAACGTGGGGACAACGGCTATAAAAGAAGGAGAAATCGATGAGAAATGGGGACAGAAAAACagagagagggaaaacgctgccaaattgAAACCAGGCTATTTTCCTACAAACTTCGACCAAATCAGAAACCATTcttgaatctaaatttaactgttttcccgtaaacaccttgtgctaacttaggcatcggagggtttacgccggcaaaaccaccggcgtcttTGATCCGTTTTTGGTGAACGCAGGTCTAGTAAGGGAAAGGAGTGTGATTCCAACCCCAGTGGTTCGAGCAACAGTTGACAATACaaacgttggtgaaagaatctaGTCGTTCAAAAGGCGAGCAGATTTAAGCATCAACAGAATCAAAATGGGAAAGGAAAGGAGAAAATCCAAGATACAGCCAAAGACCAAAATGGTAACTCGAATAAAGGATCTAGATTCGGGGTGCtccttgatgatgatgatgatggaggGAATAATCCAAAAGAGGGCAATGAATCCTCGGTTGCCATTTTGAGTAGCAGCATGCCCACAACTACAGCACCTCATGTGGTAAACAGAAGCGAAGATATTGCTGCGAAAAAGACATCTTTTGATCCCAAGATAGTTGCTAAAAAACCTTTACGAGCCCAAAACGAAAAAAaccataaaacaaaaaaagccCAGAACACAGCCCTTCTCCCTGGACCGTCACAAGCCACTCCCATGCAAAACCTTGACCTCTCACGTACCCCCCCTCAAATTCATGCCTCACAAAACCCCCTGATCCCTGCCTTAGTTCCCACAAGTTTAAACCCGCAGCACCACTCGGCAATCTCTTTTGTTGTTAGCGGAGCTGCTTCTATTGACTATCCCCCCACCTTCATAACTCCTACACCTGCAACAATGTTATACAACTACCAAGATCAACAGCATGATCCGATAGGGAAGCCACCTGATCTGGGAAGTGTGAAAATGAATGATAACATGGCGGAAGATAGTGATGATAGCGACTACCTGGGCACCAGTGAGGAGGAGGGCTCGGGAACTTCTGATGATGACACATCCGTGGTTAATGAGCGAGAAATGGAATTGGAGCTGGAGGCCTTAAGGTCCCTACCGTGAGGCTGTTGCCCCTGTTTAAAATCCCTCACCCGTTAGTTAATTACCTCACGTGTCTATCCATTATGTTTTGGAATTGTCAAGGAGCAGCTTCGAAAGGCTTTCGTCTGACTTTCaggaatttaattaaaacttttaaccCTGCCATGGTTGTGGTGTTGGAGCCTCGAATTAATGGAAGGAaagctgatgcttttattaaGAATAGCGGGTTTGAGTGTTCACATCGTGTGGAAGCTGAGGGTTTCTCGGGTGGGATTTAGATACTTTAGAACAATGGGTATGAGGTTAACATCATATGGAACCATAAGCAATACATCCATTTTGAAGTTTTCGAGAATAATTCCTTAATTTCTTGGGTAACGGCTGTCTATGCGAGTCCCATCCCTGCAGTTCGGAAACAATTGTGGCATCATCTGGGGGAAATTGCTAACTGAACTCAAGAACCTTGGCTGGTGGAGGGTGATTTTAATGCAATCCTTTatgcttttgaaaagaaagggGGGCCTAACAAGAAAAGTGGTGTTTGCTCGCTTTTCAAGAATTGGTTTCAATCTCATAATCTTTGTGACATCGAATTCAAAGGCCCCCGATTTACATGGTCGCGTGGCAATCTTTACAAAAGATTAGATCGGGTAGTATGTAATGATGAATGGCTGAACAAGTATACTGAGAAAATGGTGCTGCATTTTCCGGAGGTGGATTCGGATCATCGGCCTGTTCTTGTTAAGTTCAGTGAAACTGATGTTGTATACAAAGCCAATAACCCATTCTGGGTTTTATCAGTTTGGCCCACGAATGAGAATTTTGGAAACTTTGTTGCTTCAAACTGGAATTCTAATACAGACTATGTGGAGATGGTTCGTGATTTCACTTCCAAAATCTTGAAATGGAATAAAGTGACAtttggaaatattttttagaggAAAAGAAGGCTCTTAGCCAGGCTTGGAGGAATACAACAGGCTCTTGAAGTTAAGCCGACCAGAGGCCTTGAGCATTtggagaagaaattgaagaaagagtTGGAGTCTCTGACTCAAGAGGAAATGTACTGGCAAAAAAAATCTCGGAAGGATTGGATTTTGTTGGGAGACCGGAATACAAATTTCTTCCACCAAAAAACCCTTGCACGGAGACGTAAAAACCACATTATAGCTATCATGGATGAATCAGGTTCTTGGCTATATGATACTGAGGCGATTAAATGGCATGCTATTAGTTGTTTTTCTTCTCTATATACTAATGATAACTCTTGTTCTATTTCTTATCCATACAGAGGATATTttccaagcattgaagaatctACAGGGCAATATCTTATGTTACCTATCACAGATGATGAGATCAAGCACATCATATTTAGTATGAAGCCTCTTAAAGCTCTGGGTGTTGATGGATATTCTGCTCTCTTCTATCAAAGCCAATGACACTTTGTTGGTGGATCCATTAACCGGTTGGTGAAGGAAATCTTCATAAGTGGTCGAATGCCAGAGGATATCAATCGTACCTTGCTGGTGCTTATTCCAAAAGTGGACAATCGCACAAGTTTGAAGATGTATCGGCCTATCAGCTTGTGCACGGtcacttataaaattatcaccAAGTTAATTGCTAATCGGCTAAAGGCCGTCCTCCCCGATCTTATTGGTCGACAGCAAATAAGTTTTGTCCCAGGCCGGCACATTATTGAGAACATGGTGGTGGAGCAAGAGGTTATTCATACAATGAGGACAAAAGCTGGAGGGATGGGGCAGATGGcaattaaagttaatttggaaaaagcATATGATCGGCTGAGTTGGAACTTTATATTTGAGACTTTAGTTGAGGCCGGCATACCCATGAATTTGACTCGGATTATAATGGAATGTGTTACTACTTCCCGAATGAATGTTCTATGGAATGGGGACTTTACAGATGAATTTAAACCTTGAAGGGGGATTCGTTAGGATGATCCTATATCCCCCTACATTTTTGTGTTGTGCATTGAATGCCTTAGTCATGGCATTTGTAGTACTGTAAAGGCCGGAAAATGGAAGTCCATTCGGTTGTCTCGCCAATGGACCCCTCTTACCCACCTTTTCTTCGCGGATGACTTGCTCTTATTTGCAGAAGCCTCACCTGATCAAGCTAAAAGTATTAGTGCCGTCCTTGATGAATTTTGCTGCAGCTCTGGTGAAAAGGTTAATCAACAAAAAACCACACTCTATTTCTCCTCTAATGTCTCTACGGGGGTGGCTAGGAAAATTGGGAAGACTCTTGATTTTACCATCACAAATAATCTTGGTAGATACCTTGGTATGCCCCTTCTCAACTCGAGGGTAACCAAGAACACTTACCAAGAAATTGTTGACAAGGTGGAGAAAAGGCTGCCAGCTTGGAGTGCTTCTCACCTTTCCTTAGCTGGCCGTATAACTCTCGCTCAATCTGTTCTCCAAGCTATTCCGATTTATGCCATGCAGACGACAAATCTTCCAATTAGTGTCAAGAGCAAGATTGACCTAGCTTGTAAATGTTTTTTATGGAGTGGCAACGCAAAAGGGAGGAAACTTAGTCAAATTATTTGGAGCACAGTTTGCCAACCAAAAATTAGTGGGGGTTTGGGTTTCAAAAACCGAGGCTATGAATCAAGCTATGCTAATGAAGTTGTGTTGGGGATTAATCTCTTCGAGTGAGAGCCTTTGGGCTAAAGTTTTGGGCACGAAGTATGGTATTAACCCCGTGCATCCTCCAGTTGAACTGCCTAATAAAAATTGCTCCTATTTTTGGCGATCGATCAGTAAACTGTGGAACACAACTATTAAGGGTATTGGTTGGTCTATTGGTAATGGTGAGTATGCACGGTTTTGGTGGGATTGCTGGGCTACTAAAAAACAGCCCCTCATTGATTATGCTATTGCCCCAATTGGTGAGGATATCCTTCAGGGGAAAGTAGTTGATTTTGTAAATCAGAAGAGCCAATGGAAATGGGAAATTTTTAGCCCTTTGTTACCGAACCATATTCTTCTCAAAATTGCATCTATTCAGCTGCCAAGACCTGAAAGGGGAAAGGATCAGGTTTACTGGTTGGCTTCCAGTAAGGGTAACTTTACTGTAAGATCGGCCTATCACTACCTAGCGAGCTCTGAGTATGAGGAGAAGGATTCGAGTTGGCTCCTTGCTTGGCGATGGAAAGGACCCCAAACTATTCGCACTTTCATTTGAACTGTCTTGTATGAGCGACTCAAGACAAAAAAGGAGCTGATGAGACGGCATATTGTTTCTAATGGCAATTGTGACAGGTGTGGTTTGGAGTTGGAGAGCACTCTTTATGTTCTTAGAGATTGCCCCATGGCTCAACGAATCTGGAGCTACTTTGTTCCACAGAGATCCCAAGTAGAGTTCTATTCTAAACCCTTGAAGGGGCGGATAAGCGGGAATCTCCAAAGCAAGGAGACGTTCCGGAAGAACCTAGACTAGAGCTGCATTTTTGGTTTCGCCATTTGGAGGTTGTGGTACTGGTGTAACCAAGCTCAGTTTAATAATGTTTATGTTGACAACAATCACATGGTCCAGGATATAACTATACGGGCTGAGGAAAATCAATGGCTTAATGATTCTTTGAGCACCTTGACAGCCACCAAGAGCAGAATATGGATTTCCTGGTCGCCTCCTACATGGCCCTGGTGCAAGCTAAATTCGGATGGGTCATGCAAAAGCTCGGGATTGTCAAGATCACAATGGTCAATGGATTCGAGGCTTTGGGCTAAATATCGACTGCTGCTCTATTACAATTGCTGAGTTATGGCGATTGTATCAAGGGTTAATGATTACTTGGGAGATTGGGATTCGGTGGCTTTTGGTGGAAGTGGATAGTTTATGTGTAACTCAGCTGACTGCTAGCTCCGCTGTACCCTGCAATGCTTATTCGCAGCTGACTTTGTCTATCCAGGAGCTTTTGAAGCGTGAATGGCATGTGCACGTTAAGTATATTTATCGTGAAGCTAACTTTGCTGCTGATGCTCTTGCTCATTATGCTGATTCTCTACCTGTGGGTctccatatttttaattctccTCCGGCCTCTATCAAT contains these protein-coding regions:
- the LOC107174313 gene encoding uncharacterized protein LOC107174313; protein product: MSNRKRKLIVDEGDEESGDSCLNVSIPTDFLGPSSSVGPSHGRDTLEYPRPLVVSPSPELELVGNRGGPASSSGENHSSGGVGIPEEVGDGEESSSEPSRPPKKRNLGHRVEADSYPIDYIVCATTQTDLFKLRNLYDIPEEVLLIVPGKGDVPSRPPRGYVTMHLESFKLGARLPLQRYFAKILGRMHLAPGQLHPNGWRVLSAMFVLWERCGSEESSLVEVKHLYQLRSSPKEAGWYYFMSSSAKRKPITGFPSSCKNWKNKFFFAGGKWCSALRSLGGDLYLPTQFVTPESWGLVKDLEDRPLLHVETALLNTSTCQDLLSPTSLVGSGLVDIAAGMDNKILSAMSRKRGRAPSSSSNPPSLPKKPSVGPSKAPVPALPPPPPRKSGGEKTSDKSHEVSLQSGDRSSPLPSRDQGDYLSPYQKDYRKSVGPKMVKDIESMNLSELVTYVQRVSFRLATMVSCYKTGSARHERKLQADNQELKKKVESTDRSKEKLAELNKQLTELEEKVAATQSERDTLRTALEGEIKSLSDQLAEEKSKSADVDDRLDAEYDSGVAFSYKCIMSVLKEEYPELDMSKLESGVERYMAGADQGDKEQDEQEQVEVPLDGVQEGEAGQRVFEVGQGSAPPPPGIADLPPPEIADPSPAEAVDPPNP
- the LOC107174314 gene encoding uncharacterized protein LOC107174314; protein product: MVLHFPEVDSDHRPVLVKFSETDVVYKANNPFWVLSVWPTNENFGNFVASNWNSNTDYVEMRKRRLLARLGGIQQALEVKPTRGLEHLEKKLKKELESLTQEEMYWQKKSRKDWILLGDRNTNFFHQKTLARRRKNHIIAIMDESGSWLYDTEAIKWHAISCFSSLYTNDNSCSISYPYRGYFPSIEESTGQYLMLPITDDEIKHIIFSMKPLKALGVDGYSALFYQSQ